From bacterium, one genomic window encodes:
- a CDS encoding DNA alkylation repair protein, whose protein sequence is MSTTTVKLKDGDKGIAGYLKSLNKTQREIAESLHALIMKTLPKAEVRVKWGYPWYELNGGNVAYLAGVANRVNFGFPNGAELASDLLEGTGKGMRHIKVSSVEEIQSRSFAALLKEAAKLTESKAKKSATPATKTSAAAKPAKKAEAAPADSFTFDSVMAELKKRGTAQNVKIYKRHGATEPLFGVSFADLKELKKKIKTNHALAQKLWASKNADARNLAMMIADPDQFTSSEIDLWVKDLGNYGVCMMIGDLIGKTKFAHTKAETWIKSKDEWISQTGWTIVGGLALNPDSGLPDSYFEDRLKIIEKEIHGVKNYTRYAMNNALISIGARSEKLRKLAIAAAERIGRVHVDHGETGCKTPEAIPYIEKMWARKKK, encoded by the coding sequence ATGAGCACTACAACCGTCAAGCTGAAGGATGGCGACAAGGGTATTGCAGGATACTTGAAAAGCCTGAACAAGACTCAAAGGGAAATCGCAGAGTCGCTGCACGCGCTGATTATGAAGACTCTGCCGAAAGCTGAAGTGCGTGTCAAGTGGGGATATCCTTGGTATGAACTCAATGGCGGGAATGTCGCATACCTTGCGGGTGTGGCCAACCGTGTGAACTTCGGATTTCCGAATGGAGCCGAGCTTGCGAGTGATTTGCTGGAAGGCACAGGCAAGGGAATGCGGCATATCAAGGTATCCTCTGTTGAGGAGATTCAGTCTCGCAGCTTCGCTGCATTGCTGAAGGAAGCTGCGAAGCTGACCGAGAGTAAGGCAAAGAAATCCGCGACACCGGCAACAAAGACGAGCGCAGCGGCAAAGCCGGCAAAGAAGGCGGAGGCAGCTCCGGCAGATTCATTCACGTTTGACAGCGTCATGGCTGAACTGAAGAAACGCGGCACGGCGCAAAATGTCAAGATTTATAAACGGCATGGTGCGACCGAACCTCTCTTCGGTGTGAGCTTCGCGGATTTGAAGGAACTTAAGAAGAAGATCAAGACAAATCACGCATTGGCTCAAAAGTTGTGGGCATCAAAGAACGCAGATGCGCGGAATCTGGCGATGATGATCGCAGACCCGGATCAATTCACATCAAGTGAAATCGATCTCTGGGTGAAGGACTTGGGCAACTATGGTGTTTGTATGATGATCGGCGATCTAATCGGGAAAACGAAATTCGCTCACACAAAGGCTGAGACATGGATCAAGTCGAAGGATGAGTGGATCAGCCAAACAGGCTGGACGATAGTGGGCGGATTAGCACTGAATCCCGATTCAGGATTACCGGACTCATATTTCGAGGATCGGCTTAAGATCATCGAAAAGGAGATTCATGGCGTGAAGAATTACACGCGTTATGCCATGAACAACGCACTGATCAGCATAGGTGCCCGCAGCGAAAAACTGCGCAAACTCGCGATAGCGGCGGCGGAGAGAATCGGTAGAGTCCATGTCGATCACGGCGAAACCGGCTGCAAGACACCTGAGGCAATTCCTTATATCGAAAAGATGTGGGCGCGCAAGAAGAAATAG
- a CDS encoding VOC family protein codes for MGRPIHFELQSKDCEKAQKFYGDLFGWKFQQFGGHEYWLAMTGEGPGIDGGLMPSNGLQNWVCTMDVENLDSHMQKVEHAGGTIVVPKMPIPGMGWVAYGKDLDGNIFGMFQGDSNAA; via the coding sequence ATGGGACGACCGATTCATTTCGAACTGCAGAGCAAGGATTGTGAGAAGGCACAGAAATTCTACGGTGATTTGTTCGGCTGGAAGTTTCAGCAGTTCGGCGGACACGAGTACTGGTTGGCTATGACCGGTGAGGGACCGGGGATTGACGGAGGATTGATGCCGTCCAACGGTTTGCAGAATTGGGTGTGCACGATGGATGTTGAGAATCTCGACAGCCATATGCAAAAAGTCGAGCATGCAGGAGGGACTATCGTTGTGCCGAAGATGCCGATTCCGGGCATGGGTTGGGTTGCCTACGGAAAGGATTTGGACGGCAATATTTTCGGGATGTTCCAAGGCGATTCTAACGCGGCCTGA
- a CDS encoding DinB family protein, producing MSADSRANINTNMTAADLLAQLEFSHFCIVTNLEGVTESMALTEPQPGGNPVNRVLGHIVVVRRSLFKMFGLPMPLNIEWAKFYNASWDEVDKTKVLSLAELKREELETYEQLKSAIQGFSGNWDERYPESTTDRPQTFGQRAQFFMMHEAYHAGQLGSLRRVLGLPGKI from the coding sequence ATGTCAGCGGATTCACGGGCAAACATAAACACAAACATGACTGCAGCGGATTTACTTGCTCAACTTGAGTTCAGTCACTTTTGTATCGTCACGAACCTTGAAGGTGTGACGGAATCGATGGCGCTTACGGAACCGCAACCCGGCGGCAATCCTGTTAATCGTGTCCTCGGTCACATCGTGGTTGTTCGCAGAAGCCTGTTCAAAATGTTCGGACTGCCCATGCCGCTGAACATCGAGTGGGCAAAGTTCTACAATGCATCGTGGGATGAAGTGGATAAGACAAAAGTCCTGTCGCTTGCAGAGCTGAAGCGGGAGGAGCTTGAGACATATGAGCAATTGAAGTCTGCAATTCAAGGCTTTTCTGGGAATTGGGACGAGCGATATCCTGAAAGCACCACTGATCGTCCGCAGACATTCGGGCAGCGTGCGCAGTTCTTTATGATGCACGAGGCTTACCATGCCGGACAGCTGGGGAGTTTGAGAAGAGTCTTAGGGTTGCCGGGAAAAATATAG
- a CDS encoding MBL fold metallo-hydrolase — protein MFRQFGATPAGERLQRLHTSPLYNGKSLQNPSSFGSDEMGSFLTMLKEMLLGREQRTPLTPVQTAEFDTHAFAERDSNGVRIVWIGHSTVLIEMDGFRILTDPVFSKRCSPTSLMGPVRFHEVNIPDDLLRTLDVVLISHDHFDHLDMPTIEKLAELDVPFVVPLGVGAHLESWGVPTTRIREHVWWETASFAEGALEFVCTPARHFSGRGFTRNQTLWASWVIRTNARSIYFSGDSGYFEGFKEIGEKFGPFELTMIEMAAYHEELWPSVHMWPEQAVQAHMDLRGEMMLPIHWGTFNLAFHAWDEPAERLLKAAAAADVRVATPRPGQLMYVEYGPITEPWWREAK, from the coding sequence ATGTTCAGACAATTCGGTGCGACACCAGCGGGTGAACGACTGCAGAGGCTGCATACGTCACCGCTTTATAACGGGAAATCGCTGCAGAATCCAAGTTCGTTCGGGTCTGATGAGATGGGATCGTTTCTGACCATGCTCAAGGAAATGTTGCTGGGCAGGGAGCAGCGAACTCCATTGACTCCGGTGCAGACGGCTGAGTTTGACACACATGCGTTTGCGGAGCGAGATTCGAATGGCGTGCGGATCGTGTGGATCGGGCATTCGACGGTTCTAATCGAAATGGACGGTTTTCGCATCTTAACCGATCCGGTGTTCAGCAAACGCTGTTCGCCGACAAGTCTGATGGGGCCTGTGAGATTTCACGAGGTGAATATACCCGACGACCTTCTGCGAACGCTTGACGTCGTGCTGATTTCCCATGACCACTTCGATCATCTGGATATGCCGACGATTGAAAAACTGGCAGAACTGGATGTGCCATTTGTGGTACCGCTGGGAGTAGGCGCGCATTTGGAATCATGGGGAGTTCCGACAACCAGAATCCGCGAGCACGTGTGGTGGGAAACGGCGAGCTTTGCAGAGGGAGCGCTTGAATTTGTCTGCACACCTGCACGGCATTTTTCGGGACGCGGGTTTACGCGCAATCAGACGTTGTGGGCGTCCTGGGTGATTCGCACAAATGCGCGCTCCATTTATTTCAGCGGTGACAGCGGCTACTTCGAGGGTTTCAAGGAGATCGGCGAGAAATTCGGGCCGTTCGAATTGACGATGATTGAGATGGCCGCATATCATGAAGAGCTGTGGCCGAGTGTGCACATGTGGCCGGAACAAGCGGTGCAAGCGCATATGGACTTGCGCGGCGAGATGATGCTGCCGATTCATTGGGGCACCTTCAATTTGGCTTTTCATGCGTGGGACGAGCCGGCGGAGCGACTGTTGAAAGCCGCAGCGGCGGCGGATGTACGTGTGGCAACACCCCGTCCGGGGCAACTGATGTACGTGGAATACGGTCCGATCACGGAGCCGTGGTGGCGAGAGGCCAAGTAA